A portion of the Sneathia sanguinegens genome contains these proteins:
- the eno gene encoding phosphopyruvate hydratase yields MSNIKYQTVIEDIYAREILDSRGNPTVEVEVYLEGGAMGRASVPSGASTGVHEAVELRDGDKKRYLGKGTLKAVENVNTIIAENVIGMDALDQVAIDKTMIKLDGTPNKANLGANAILGVSLAVAKAAANQLGLPLYRYLGGVNAKELPVPMMNILNGGAHADSAVDVQEFMIQPVGAKSYKEALRMGAEVFHHLGKLLKANGDSTNVGNEGGYAPSKIAGTKGALDIISKAVKDAGYKLGEDITFALDVASSEFYDAKTKKYVFKREGGEKTAKEMVEWFEELCSEYPIVSIEDGLAEDDWEGFKLMTDKLGKKLQIVGDDLFVTNTERLAKGIEKGVANAILIKLNQIGTLTETLDAIEMAKKAGYTAVVSHRSGETEDDTIADVAVATNAGQIKTGSASRTDRIAKYNQLLRIEDDLAGEAIYKGLKSIYVIK; encoded by the coding sequence ATGAGTAATATAAAATATCAAACAGTTATTGAAGATATTTATGCAAGAGAAATCCTTGATTCAAGAGGAAATCCAACAGTTGAAGTTGAAGTTTATCTTGAAGGTGGTGCAATGGGAAGAGCTTCTGTTCCATCAGGAGCATCAACAGGTGTACACGAAGCCGTTGAATTAAGAGACGGAGATAAGAAAAGATACCTAGGTAAAGGAACATTAAAAGCTGTTGAAAATGTTAATACTATAATAGCTGAAAATGTAATCGGAATGGACGCACTTGACCAAGTTGCAATAGACAAGACAATGATAAAATTAGATGGAACACCTAATAAAGCTAATTTAGGAGCAAATGCTATTTTAGGAGTATCATTAGCAGTAGCTAAGGCAGCAGCTAACCAATTAGGTTTACCTCTATACAGATATCTTGGTGGAGTTAATGCAAAAGAATTACCAGTTCCAATGATGAACATTTTAAATGGTGGAGCACATGCAGATTCTGCTGTTGATGTTCAAGAATTTATGATACAACCAGTTGGAGCAAAATCATATAAAGAAGCTTTAAGAATGGGTGCTGAAGTATTCCATCATTTAGGAAAATTATTAAAAGCTAATGGAGATTCAACAAATGTTGGTAACGAAGGAGGATATGCACCTTCTAAGATTGCTGGAACTAAGGGAGCATTAGATATCATTTCTAAGGCAGTTAAAGATGCAGGATATAAATTAGGAGAAGATATTACATTTGCATTAGATGTAGCTTCATCAGAATTCTATGATGCAAAAACTAAGAAATATGTATTCAAAAGAGAAGGTGGAGAAAAAACAGCTAAGGAAATGGTTGAATGGTTTGAAGAATTATGTTCAGAATATCCAATTGTATCAATAGAAGATGGACTTGCTGAAGATGATTGGGAAGGCTTCAAATTAATGACAGACAAATTAGGAAAGAAATTACAAATAGTAGGAGATGACCTATTTGTTACAAATACTGAAAGATTGGCAAAAGGTATTGAAAAAGGTGTAGCTAATGCAATCTTAATTAAGTTAAATCAAATAGGAACATTAACTGAAACATTAGATGCAATTGAAATGGCTAAGAAAGCTGGATATACAGCAGTAGTTTCACATAGATCAGGAGAAACTGAAGACGATACTATAGCTGATGTAGCAGTTGCAACAAATGCAGGACAAATTAAGACAGGTTCAGCTTCAAGAACAGATAGAATAGCTAAGTACAATCAATTATTAAGAATTGAAGATGATTTAGCTGGTGAAGCAATTTACAAAGGTCTTAAATCTATTTATGTTATAAAATAA
- the pepF gene encoding oligoendopeptidase F, with translation MEEKWDLTYIFKNDEEWQKNYEKGLLLVDEVKKYEGRLTESKKTFKEHLKEEEDIDIFVENLYMYAHLNRDVDTSQEKYQDMFSKIQKLLAKYRQNSSYVITEYIENRDKIEEYLKDEDLKEYKHIFEKIFSKAEHTLSEKEERIIASFSEIMDAPDNIFTALNETDITFADVDGEKLNNTNFTVFLESKDREKRKKAYTNLYEGYKQYINTYANILATNVKVYNLDAKLRKYASARQASLSENFIDERVYDNLVNTINSKLPLLHKYMEYRKNILGLSKLEMYDIYVSTAKNFEISYTIEEAKEIIFEALKPLGKDYEKILHKCFDEHWIDFTVNDNKVGGAYSSGGYKTKPYILMSWKNNLDSLYTLAHEIGHSVHSYYSRHAQNYFYSSYVLFLAEIASTTNENLLTHYLLEKYKDNKEALIYILNNHLDGYRGTVFRQTQFAEFENEIYKLDAQGKPLTANRLCKLYKEINEKYYGPNVNTDDKISYEWARIPHFYYDFYVYQYATGFSCAVYFANSIINGGQEAVDKYINYLKAGCSKYPLDILKDAGLDILGGTVVNSALDEFARKLEVLKSL, from the coding sequence ATGGAAGAAAAATGGGACCTAACATATATATTTAAAAATGATGAAGAGTGGCAAAAGAATTATGAAAAGGGACTTTTGTTAGTAGATGAAGTGAAAAAATATGAAGGTAGATTAACAGAAAGTAAAAAAACCTTTAAAGAACATCTTAAGGAAGAAGAAGATATAGATATTTTTGTTGAAAATTTATACATGTATGCACATTTAAATCGGGATGTAGATACAAGCCAAGAAAAATATCAAGATATGTTCTCAAAAATACAAAAACTTCTTGCAAAATATAGACAAAATTCTTCTTATGTCATAACTGAATATATAGAAAATAGAGATAAAATTGAAGAATATTTAAAAGATGAAGACTTGAAGGAATATAAGCATATTTTTGAGAAAATATTTTCAAAGGCAGAACATACTTTGAGTGAAAAAGAAGAAAGAATAATTGCAAGTTTTTCAGAAATTATGGATGCACCTGATAATATTTTTACAGCACTTAATGAAACAGATATTACTTTTGCTGATGTTGATGGTGAAAAATTAAATAATACTAATTTTACAGTATTTTTAGAATCAAAAGACAGAGAAAAAAGAAAAAAAGCTTACACAAATCTATATGAAGGATATAAGCAATATATTAATACATATGCAAATATACTAGCAACTAATGTTAAAGTATATAATTTGGATGCAAAACTTAGAAAATATGCTTCAGCAAGACAAGCTTCACTATCAGAAAATTTTATAGACGAAAGAGTTTATGATAATTTAGTAAATACTATTAATTCTAAACTTCCTTTGTTACATAAATATATGGAATATAGAAAAAATATTTTAGGTTTATCAAAACTTGAAATGTATGATATCTATGTTTCAACAGCGAAAAATTTTGAAATTAGCTACACTATAGAAGAAGCAAAAGAAATAATATTTGAAGCTTTAAAACCACTAGGTAAAGATTATGAAAAAATATTACATAAGTGTTTTGATGAACATTGGATAGACTTTACAGTTAATGATAATAAGGTTGGAGGAGCATATTCAAGTGGAGGATATAAAACAAAACCATATATATTAATGAGTTGGAAAAATAATTTGGATTCTTTATATACATTGGCACATGAAATAGGGCATAGCGTACATTCATATTATTCAAGACATGCTCAAAACTATTTTTATTCATCATATGTGTTATTCTTAGCAGAAATTGCTTCAACAACTAATGAAAATTTACTAACACACTATTTGTTAGAAAAATATAAGGATAATAAGGAAGCATTAATATATATATTGAATAATCATTTGGATGGCTATAGGGGTACAGTCTTTAGACAAACTCAATTTGCTGAATTTGAAAATGAAATATATAAATTGGATGCACAAGGAAAACCTTTAACTGCAAATAGATTATGTAAGTTATATAAAGAAATTAATGAAAAATATTATGGTCCTAATGTAAATACAGATGATAAAATTTCTTACGAATGGGCTAGAATACCACATTTTTACTATGATTTCTATGTTTATCAATATGCAACTGGCTTTAGTTGTGCTGTATATTTTGCAAATAGCATAATAAATGGTGGTCAAGAAGCAGTAGATAAATATATTAATTATTTGAAAGCAGGTTGTTCAAAATATCCATTAGATATTTTAAAAGATGCAGGATTAGATATTTTGGGTGGAACTGTAGTAAATAGTGCATTAGATGAATTTGCAAGAAAATTAGAAGTATTGAAAAGCTTGTGA
- the pheT gene encoding phenylalanine--tRNA ligase subunit beta → MLISLKWLNEYIDIKDKEISELENALTMIGQEVEKIETKFSYLKTVVTAKIVEYSKVEDSDHLTLCKVDTGSEILQIICGAPNHKLGDVVCLAKIGTQLAPDFIIKKSKIRGILSQGMLCSKKELGLGNEADGIIILPQDTKLGVALSDYYDKGDTVFELEITPNRPDCLSYIGIARELSAYYNQPLKKPEIKIEEKGENIDFSVKIQDEKLSNRYLARVIKNIKVEESPKWLKDRLEAIGVKSVNNIVDISNYVMFEMGQPNHIYDLDKLGKEVEVRRAFADEEFVTLDDKKIKLTTEDIVVASNGKAVALAGVIGGLDTCVDENTKNILIETAHFDNIMVRRSSRRHAIFTEASYRFERWVDTISLDKVSKRLAQFIGGDLQKGFVEEYKFKPILPDTLLNLEKLYKFIGKRVEKNKVLDIFKKLEIKVEDNGSDLLLTPPCFRSDLLTAQDYYEEVIRMYGFDNIENILPDLEIKKDLIIDNTKLNCTVKLILANLGLKEVINYSFIPKTAFAKIKSKEEDLIEISNPITEDFAIMRPTFMYSLLKNASDNFNRSVQNVNFFEVAKTFLKDKEITKIGIVLSGTLSKDIFNNERQYDFYDMKGIVEELFAKLNIKSYSLYRTTNEAYHLGRAADIYVGNTLLGTFGQIHPDLEENFDLENKSTIYCELNLDEMSKYMKSNFKYKSLSKYQLVTRDLAFVVKEDVQIGEILKAIEKSSKIVNKIELFDIYKGGIIEKGYKSFAIKLYMSDPQKTLEEKEINEVVNKVIDKITKDYSASIRN, encoded by the coding sequence ATGTTAATTTCATTAAAGTGGTTAAATGAATATATAGATATAAAGGATAAGGAAATATCTGAACTTGAAAATGCTCTAACTATGATAGGACAAGAAGTTGAAAAAATAGAAACAAAATTTTCTTATTTAAAAACAGTAGTTACTGCAAAAATAGTTGAATATTCAAAGGTCGAAGATTCAGATCATTTGACTTTGTGTAAGGTTGATACTGGATCTGAAATATTACAAATTATTTGTGGAGCACCTAATCATAAATTAGGCGATGTAGTATGCCTTGCAAAAATAGGAACTCAATTAGCTCCAGACTTTATAATCAAAAAAAGTAAAATAAGGGGAATATTATCTCAAGGAATGCTATGTTCAAAAAAAGAACTAGGTTTAGGAAATGAAGCAGATGGAATAATAATTTTACCTCAAGATACAAAATTAGGTGTAGCTTTGAGTGATTATTATGATAAAGGAGATACAGTTTTTGAATTAGAAATAACACCTAATAGACCAGATTGCTTATCATATATAGGTATAGCAAGAGAATTAAGTGCTTATTACAATCAACCTTTAAAAAAGCCTGAAATAAAGATAGAAGAAAAAGGTGAAAATATAGATTTTTCTGTAAAAATTCAAGATGAAAAATTGTCAAATAGATATTTAGCAAGGGTTATAAAAAACATAAAAGTTGAAGAAAGTCCAAAATGGTTAAAAGATAGATTAGAAGCAATAGGAGTTAAAAGTGTCAATAATATTGTAGATATATCAAATTATGTAATGTTTGAAATGGGACAACCTAATCATATCTATGATCTTGATAAATTAGGTAAGGAAGTAGAAGTAAGAAGGGCTTTTGCTGATGAAGAATTTGTAACATTGGATGATAAAAAAATTAAATTAACAACAGAAGATATAGTTGTAGCTTCAAATGGAAAGGCTGTAGCCTTAGCTGGGGTTATAGGTGGTTTAGATACTTGTGTTGATGAAAATACAAAAAATATTTTAATAGAAACAGCTCATTTTGATAATATAATGGTTAGAAGAAGTTCAAGAAGACATGCAATATTTACTGAAGCTTCATATAGATTTGAAAGATGGGTAGATACAATTTCTTTGGATAAAGTATCAAAAAGATTAGCTCAATTTATTGGCGGAGATTTACAAAAGGGCTTTGTTGAAGAATATAAATTTAAACCTATTTTACCTGATACTTTGCTTAATTTAGAAAAACTATATAAATTTATAGGTAAAAGAGTTGAAAAAAATAAAGTATTAGATATATTTAAAAAGTTGGAAATTAAGGTAGAAGATAATGGTTCTGACTTACTTTTAACACCACCATGTTTTAGATCAGACCTATTAACTGCTCAAGACTATTACGAAGAAGTAATTAGAATGTATGGCTTTGATAATATAGAAAATATTTTGCCAGATCTTGAAATAAAGAAGGATTTAATAATAGATAATACAAAATTAAATTGTACAGTAAAACTTATCCTAGCTAATTTAGGGTTGAAAGAAGTAATAAATTATAGCTTTATACCAAAAACAGCCTTTGCTAAGATAAAGAGTAAGGAAGAAGATTTAATAGAAATTTCTAATCCAATAACTGAAGATTTTGCTATTATGAGACCTACATTTATGTATAGCTTGTTAAAAAATGCTTCAGATAATTTCAATAGAAGTGTTCAAAATGTTAATTTCTTTGAAGTTGCTAAAACTTTCTTAAAGGATAAAGAAATTACAAAAATAGGTATTGTATTATCAGGTACTTTAAGTAAGGATATATTTAATAATGAAAGACAATATGATTTTTATGATATGAAAGGTATAGTAGAAGAACTTTTTGCAAAGCTTAATATAAAATCATATAGCTTATATAGAACAACAAATGAAGCATATCATTTAGGTAGAGCTGCAGATATTTATGTAGGAAATACTTTACTTGGAACATTTGGACAAATACATCCAGATTTAGAAGAAAATTTTGATTTGGAAAATAAGTCAACAATTTATTGTGAATTGAATCTTGATGAAATGAGCAAATATATGAAATCTAATTTCAAATATAAAAGCTTGAGTAAATATCAATTAGTGACAAGAGATTTAGCCTTTGTTGTTAAGGAAGATGTACAAATAGGGGAAATTTTAAAAGCTATAGAAAAGAGTAGTAAAATAGTAAATAAAATAGAATTATTTGATATATATAAGGGTGGAATTATAGAAAAAGGCTATAAGAGTTTTGCAATTAAGTTATATATGTCAGATCCACAAAAAACTTTAGAAGAAAAAGAAATTAATGAAGTTGTAAATAAGGTAATTGATAAAATTACAAAAGATTATTCTGCAAGCATTAGAAATTAA